From Daucus carota subsp. sativus chromosome 6, DH1 v3.0, whole genome shotgun sequence:
AATTACACTCAACACTTGCATCAATCGTTCTTCTAAGTATTTATTTTCTATCTTTCCAATTAAATTGTAGAAATTTTGATCTTccatattttatttagattaatataatttttcaatatttgtaTGTGGGCTTGTGtgcatatttataattgaaattttgttatttattattcATAGATGTCTCCGGATCGTAGTTGGATCACTAAGCGAATAAAACCCGGTGGATATGGTTTTACGGATGAATATAATGAGggggttaaatattttttggcatTTGCGCGAAGTAATTCTAGTAAGCCGAATGATCCGAATCTTTTGATTAATTGTCCTTGCAATACATGTCGGAATGCATTATACCAACTCATTCCCGATGTCGAGTTCCATTTATTTGCAACCGGTTTTCTTGAGAGTTATACTATATGGAGCTTTCACGGTGAAGCTAGTGCATCAAGAAATGAACAAATGGATGATCGGGAAGATGTGTTTGACGAGTATGAAATGTTTATGGATGCTATTGGTGGGGGTGCATTTGGAGCGGAAAATAGTAGCCACGAGGACCCGAATGAGCAAGCATCAACCTTTTTAGATAACGTGAATAAAGTTGGTGAGCCAATATACCCGGGCAATCTCAAATATTCTCAATTGAAGTTTGTTACGAAATTACTCCATTGGAAGAATCGCAACAAATGTAGTGATAAAGCTTTTGATGAGTTGCTCCTTTTGCTTGGAGATGTGTTCCCGGATAAACATAAGCTTCCTCTCAACTATTATGCTGTTAAGAAGATGGTTAAACGGTTGAGTTTGggatatgaaaaaatatatgcatgcgagaatgattgtatgttgttctATGGCGGTGATAAAGATCTAAGAAATTGCAAGTATTGTAAATTGAGTCGATATAAAGCTACAACAAATGCTGGGAATAATACTGTTCCAAGAAAGGTTTTGAGACATTTCAAAATCACTGACCGTTTGCAGCGTTTGTACATGTCTACCCGCACGGCTGCACATATGAAGTATCACAAGAACAGAATTGTGACTGAAGGGGTTCTCACTCATCCTGCAGATGGAGAAGAATGGAAAGAGTTCGATAAGAATTATCCTGATTTTTCAGTAGAGATTCGTAATGTCAGACTTGGCCTTGCAACCGATGGATTTCCCCCGTACAGCAATGCTACCTCTACTGTTTACTCAGTATGGCCTGTTGTGCTACTTGTGTACAACCTTCCACACACTATGGTTACAAAGGATCCATATATGTTTATGACACTGCTGGTACCCGGGCCGAATGATCCAGGAAAGAATTTGAATGTTTATCTCAGGCCTCTAATTGATGAGTTGATCACTTTATGGAATGTTGGTGTGGAGACATTTGATGCTTCTGTGAAGACTAATTTTATGATGCGAGCAGCCCTATTATGGACTATAAGTGACTTTCCTGGGTTGGGAATGGTTAGTGGATGGTCAACTCACGGGAAAATGGCTTGTCATGTGTGTATGGGTGGAGTTAAAGCTAAACAACTGCCACACAGTAGGAAGTCAAGTTTTTATGGGTTGCATAAGGGGTTTTTAGATAAACGACGAAAAAATCGGATGAAAGGTTGTGTTATTCGCAACAAACTTGATAGTATAACTTTTCCACAACCTGGGAAACCACATTCCAAGGAAAGGGCAATTGGCTTTGGAGATTGGCATAATTGGACGCATGTCACTTGCTTTTTTGACTTGCCATATTGGGATTCCTTGCGTCTTCGTCATTGCATTGATGTCATGCACACGGAGAAAAATGTATTTGATAACATTTTTCACACTATTCTCGATAGCGTAAAAACAAAGGATACCATAAGATCGAGAAAGGACTTGGAAGCAATGGGCATCATTCAAGAGTTATGGCTTAATGGTACACGCAAGCCAAAAGCTAGATATAGCCTAACCCGGGATCAGTTGAAATTGCTATGTAATTGGGTTCATCGAGTGAAACTTCCGGATGGTTGTTCATCAAACTTGAAGAGGTGTTGTAAGAGATCCCAGTTAAAATTTCAAGGCATGAAGTCACATGATTGTCATGTATTTATGCAGAAGTTATTGCCTTCTGCTTTTCGTGAACTTCTTCCAGATGATGTGCATAAAGTACTGTGTGACCTATCCAATTTTTTCAAAGACTTATGCTCAACTACACTTCTTGCATCAGATTTGAAACAAATGGATAAAAACATAGCTGGGATTGTTTGTACTTTGGAGACTATATTCCCTCCGGCTCTTTTTGATCCGATGGAGCATCTTCTTGTTCATTTGCCGGAGGAGTGCAGACTAGGTGGCCCTGTCCCAGAAAGATGGATGTATCATGTTGAAAGACTACAAGGCAGAATGAAACATAAAGTAGGGAACAAAGCACGTGTTGAAGGATCCATTGCAGAAAAATACGTATATGAGGAGTTAACACATTTCTGTTCCATGTACTTTGAGTCTGAAGTTGATACAGTGCACAACATGCTAGGTCGTAATATGGTTCATGATATTTCAAGGGATCCAGAAAAACTTGTGGCATTCACATATCCGGTAGAGCCGTTAGGAGCATGTACTGGTTATCATTTAGATCTGAATTCATTGAGTACTGAAGCATATTACATCCTCACTAACATGCAAGAAGTGGCACCTTATATTCTGTAAGCATCTAAACTTTTCATTACTAACCAGCACCATTTAATTTTGTGCACTAACATGTATTGATAACTTTTCAGTATGTTCGAAGCAGAGATTCGCAACCATACTCCACACGTATTGAGTGATAGTGAGAAGGATACAATGATGAAGGATAATTTTGCAAAGTGGTTGCAAGTCAAGGTATTTTACTTAAAGTTCACATTATCATATGTTTGacattatcatattatcataTGTTTGAAAAGACTATTTCATTTCAGGCACAACACAACAACAAACAGTTGCAATATTTGTTGGGAGGCCCAGCTTCTTATGTGATTTCTTATAAAAGATGTAGGGTGAATGGGTATTCATTCAACTTAGGAAAATCAAGTTCGGGGATACTTGTCAAGGGAAGTTGTTACGGTGATAGTGGAAGCAATTATTATGGAAGTTTGCTGGAAATTCTGAAAATAACATATGGTGGTGGAAATCAAGTGTTTCTAATGAAATGTCATTGGTATGACCATGTTAGGGGCGTGAAGAAAGACAAAAATGGAGTGCTTTTAATTGATCTCAATTCAAAACTGAAAGGAGATGATGTTTACATTCTAGCAAGTCAAGCCACTCAAGTGTACTATGCTCCTAGTGTAAAGAATCCAAATAGTAATATTCATACAATAATCACATGTAGACCTCAAGTGTTAAGTGGAAGAGCTATTGATGCTAACATGGAACCCCTTCAAGAAGATGTGTCAAATACCACACCCATAGAATTTTCTTCAAGGTCGTTATTTGTCGACTTCTCCATTTATGAAATGGAAGATGAACAAGAGCAACAAAATGAAGTGgaaagtgaagaagatgaagaaaatgaaatGGAGGCGGGGGAGGATCACGAGGAGGAGGAtgacgaagaagaagaagaagaagaagaagatggttATGATAGCATCGAAGTGGATAGTGGAgaagaatattgattgatgttgtgattctagccaattttctattttagttgaattaaaatgattttccgggtaattttagctactttaactagtgttttttcacaatcccatggttttagccgattccatggttttgaaatcttaaatgctatatatgttgtgttggtgcaagaatattgcttgatgttgtgattctagccaattttctattttagttgaattgaaATGATTTTCTgggtaattttagctactttaattagtgttttttcacaatcccatggttttagccgattccatggtttTGGAATCTTACTAATGCTAACTATTTTATGTTGTTGCAAGAATATTGcttgatgttgtgattctagccaattttctattttagttgaattaaaatgatttttcggataATTTTAActactttaattagtgttttttcacaattgcatggttttagccgattccatggtttCGGATTCTTACTAATGCTAAATATGttgtgttggtgcaagaatattgattgatgttgtgattctagccaattttctattttagttgaattaaaatgattttccgggtaattttagctactttagttagtgttttttcacaatcccatggttttagccgattccatggttttgaaaccttactaatgctaaatatgttgtgttggtgcaagaatattgattgatgtggtgtttctagccaattttctattttagttgaattaaaatgattttccgggtaattttagctattttcattagtgttttttcacaattccatggttttagccgattccatggttttggaatcttactaatgctaaatGTGTTGTGTCggtgcaagaatattgattgatgttgtgattctagccaattttctattttagttaaattaaaatgattttccgggtaattttagctactttaattagtgttttttcacaattccatggttttagccgattccatggttttggaatcttactaatgctaaatgtgttgtgttggtgtaagaatattgattgatgttgtgattctatccaattttctattttagttgaattaaaatgattttcagggtaattttagctactttaattagtgttttttcacaatcccatggttttagccgattctatggttttgaaatcttaaatgctatatatgttgtgttggtgcaagaatattgcttgatgttgtgattctagccaattttctattttagttgaattgaaatgattttccgggtaattttagctactttaattagtgttttttcacaatcccatggttttagccgattccatggtttTGAAATCTTACTAATGCTAACTATGTTATGTTTTTGCAAGAATATTGcttgatgttgtgattctagccaattttctattttagttgaattaaaatgatttttcggataATTTTAActactttaattagtgttttttcacaattgcatggttttagccgattccatggtttCGGATTCTTACTAATGCTAAATATGttgtgttggtgcaagaatattgattgatgttgtgattctagccaattttctattttagttgaattaaaatgattttccgggtaattttagctattttcattagtgttttttcacaatcccatggttttagccgattccatggttttggaatcttactaatgctaaatGTGTTGTGTCggtgcaagaatattgattgatgttgtgattctagccaattttctattttagttaaattaaaatgattttccgggtaattttagctactttaattagtgttttttcacaattccatggttttagccgattccatggttttggaatcttactaatgctaaatgtgttgtgttggtgtaagaatattgattgatgttgtgattctatccaattttctattttagttgaattaaaatgattttcagggtaattttagctactttaattagtgttttttcacaatcccatggttttagccgattctatggttttgaaatcttaaatgctatatatgttgtgttggtgcaagaatattgcttgatgttgtgattctagccaattttctattttagttgaattgaaatgattttccgggtaattttagctactttaattagtgttttttcacaatcccatggttttagccgattccatggtttTGAAATCTTACTAATGCTAACTATGTTATGTTTTTGCAAGAATATTGcttgatgttgtgattctagccaattttctattttagttgaattaaaatgatttttcggataATTTTAACTACTTTAGttagtgttttttcacaatcccatggttttagccgattccatggtttTGAAATCTTACTAATGTTAAATATGttgtgttggtgcaagaatattgattgatgtggtgtttctagccaattttctattttagttgaattaaaatgattttccgggtaattttagctgttttaattagtgttttttcacaattccatggttttagccgattccattGTTTTGGAATCTTAATAATGCTAAATGTGttgtgttggtgcaagaatattgattgatgttgtgattctagccaattttctattttagttgaattaaaatgattttcagggtaattttagctactttaattagtgttttttcacaatcccatggttttagccgattctatggttttgaaatcttaaatgctatatatgttgtgttggtgcaagaatattgcttgatgttgtgattctagccaattttctattttagttgaattgaaatgattttccgggtaattttagctactttaattagtgttttttcacaatcccatggttttagccgattccatggtttCGGATTCTTACTAATGCTAAATATGttgtgttggtgcaagaatattgattgatgttgtgattctagccaattttctattttagttgaatta
This genomic window contains:
- the LOC108225870 gene encoding uncharacterized protein LOC108225870, coding for MSPDRSWITKRIKPGGYGFTDEYNEGVKYFLAFARSNSSKPNDPNLLINCPCNTCRNALYQLIPDVEFHLFATGFLESYTIWSFHGEASASRNEQMDDREDVFDEYEMFMDAIGGGAFGAENSSHEDPNEQASTFLDNVNKVGEPIYPGNLKYSQLKFVTKLLHWKNRNKCSDKAFDELLLLLGDVFPDKHKLPLNYYAVKKMVKRLSLGYEKIYACENDCMLFYGGDKDLRNCKYCKLSRYKATTNAGNNTVPRKVLRHFKITDRLQRLYMSTRTAAHMKYHKNRIVTEGVLTHPADGEEWKEFDKNYPDFSVEIRNVRLGLATDGFPPYSNATSTVYSVWPVVLLVYNLPHTMVTKDPYMFMTLLVPGPNDPGKNLNVYLRPLIDELITLWNVGVETFDASVKTNFMMRAALLWTISDFPGLGMVSGWSTHGKMACHVCMGGVKAKQLPHSRKSSFYGLHKGFLDKRRKNRMKGCVIRNKLDSITFPQPGKPHSKERAIGFGDWHNWTHVTCFFDLPYWDSLRLRHCIDVMHTEKNVFDNIFHTILDSVKTKDTIRSRKDLEAMGIIQELWLNGTRKPKARYSLTRDQLKLLCNWVHRVKLPDGCSSNLKRCCKRSQLKFQGMKSHDCHVFMQKLLPSAFRELLPDDVHKVLCDLSNFFKDLCSTTLLASDLKQMDKNIAGIVCTLETIFPPALFDPMEHLLVHLPEECRLGGPVPERWMYHVERLQGRMKHKVGNKARVEGSIAEKYVYEELTHFCSMYFESEVDTVHNMLGRNMVHDISRDPEKLVAFTYPVEPLGACTGYHLDLNSLSTEAYYILTNMQEVAPYILMFEAEIRNHTPHVLSDSEKDTMMKDNFAKWLQVKAQHNNKQLQYLLGGPASYVISYKRCRVNGYSFNLGKSSSGILVKGSCYGDSGSNYYGSLLEILKITYGGGNQVFLMKCHWYDHVRGVKKDKNGVLLIDLNSKLKGDDVYILASQATQVYYAPSVKNPNSNIHTIITCRPQVLSGRAIDANMEPLQEDVSNTTPIEFSSRSLFVDFSIYEMEDEQEQQNEVESEEDEENEMEAGEDHEEEDDEEEEEEEEDGYDSIEVDSGEEY